In Oryza brachyantha chromosome 2, ObraRS2, whole genome shotgun sequence, a single window of DNA contains:
- the LOC102706917 gene encoding coleoptile phototropism protein 1 isoform X2, with protein sequence MWESESHGGERGLVPVGGGGGSGRHEALKNDGFVRRDHSWYVNSDIPSDLLTKVGEVNFYLHKYPMISRSGRMSRAIYESATAEEAAAADGGAAAVVVELDDLPGGAESFELAARFCYGMAVDLTAANISGLRCAAEYLEMTEDLEEGNLIFKTEAFLSYVVLSSWRDSIVVLKSCEGLSPWAENLQIVRRCSESIAWKACANPRGVRWAYTGGGGARGAPPIRGGGVGGTASPRWNVGGGGGSGDSKESSPSRQAVPPADWWFEDVSVLRIDHFVRVVTAIKVKGMRFDLIGAAITHYASKWLPGLTKDGPHGASPDEPWAQASAAGGGGGGLHMIISGAGGKDDLATSASAREQRMVVESIISITPPQRDSVSCGFLLRLLRLAIMVKAAPALVTEVEKRVGMQLEQAALADLLIPSYGRADTAYDVDLVQRLVEHFLVQEQTEMASSPGRGEPLHQQPDYYSARLLPPAAATASASASASTAGLNAKARVARLLDSYLSEVSRDRNLSLTKFQVLAESLPESARTCDDGLYRAVDSYLKAHPTLTEHERKRLCRVMDCQKLSFDACMHAAQNERLPLRVVVQVLFSEQVKISNALASSSALIKAGAAPDAALPPPQMPTTRRQLLDGTPQSFQEGWAAAKKDINTLKFELESMKAKYLELQHEMDTLQKQLDRGAPSPAAGPGGAGAKVVGGKPQGSSAWSSGWKRLGRLAKMSGADAAAPGGGMAPGGGEAARKGPRRWRNSIS encoded by the exons ATGTGGGAGTCGGAGAGCCACGGCGGTGAGCGGGGGCTCGtccccgtcggcggcggcggcggctccggccgGCACGAGGCGCTCAAGAACGACGGCTTCGTCCGCAGAGACCACTCTTG GTATGTAAACAGTGATATTCCCAGCGATTTGCTCACCAAAGTGGGAGAAGTGAACTTCTATCTTCACAAG tatccAATGATCTCACGGAGCGGGCGGATGAGCCGCGCCATCtacgagtcggcgacggcggaggaggcggcggcggcggacggcggcgcggcggcggtggtggtggagctgGACGACCTGCCGGGCGGGGCGGAGTCGTTCGAGCTGGCGGCGCGGTTCTGCTACGGGATGGCGGTGGACCTGACGGCGGCGAACATCTCCGGGCTGCGGTGCGCCGCCGAGTACCTGGAGATGACGGAGGACCTGGAGGAAGGGAACCTCATCTTCAAGACGGAGGCGTTCCTCAGCTACGTGGTGCTGTCGTCGTGGCGGGACTCCATCGTCGTGCTCAAGAGCTGCGAGGGCCTCTCGCCGTGGGCCGAGAACCTGCAGATCGTGCGCCGGTGCAGCGAGTCCATCGCCTGGAAGGCGTGCGCCAACCCGCGCGGCGTGCGCTGGGCGtacaccggcggcggcggagcgaggGGCGCCCCGCCGATCAGGGGTGGAGGGGTCGGTGGCACGGCGAGCCCGCGGTggaacgtcggcggcggcggcggcagcggggacTCGAAGGAGTCGAGCCCGAGCCGGCAGGCCGTGCCGCCGGCGGACTGGTGGTTCGAGGACGTGTCCGTGCTCAGGATCGACCATTTCGTGCGCGTCGTCACCGCCATCAAGGTCAAAG GCATGAGGTTCGACCTCATCGGCGCGGCGATCACGCACTACGCGTCGAAATGGCTCCCGGGGCTCACCAAGGACGGGCCGCACGGCGCCAGCCCCGACGAGCCGTGGGCGcaggcctccgccgccggcggcggcggcggcggcctccacaTGATCATCTCGGGCGCGGGCGGCAAGGACGACCTGGCCACCAGCGCGTCGGCGCGGGAGCAGCGGATGGTGGTGGAGAGCATCATCAGCATCACCCCGCCGCAGCGGGACAGCGTCTCCTGCGGCTTCCTCCTCCGGCTGCTCCGCCTCGCCATCATGGTCAAGGCCGCCCCCGCGCTGGTCACGGAGGTCGAGAAGCGCGTCGGCATGCAGCTCGAGCAGGCGGCGCTCGCCGACCTCCTCATCCCGTCCTACGGCCGCGCCGACACCGCCTACGACGTCGACCTCGTGCAGCGCCTCGTCGAGCACTTCCTGGTGCAGGAGCAGACGGAGATGGCGTCCAGCCCCGGCCGCGGGGAGCCGCTGCATCAGCAGCCGGACTACTACAGCGCGAGGCTCctgccaccggccgccgccacggcgtcggcgtcggcttcggcgtcgacggcggggCTGAACGCTAAGGCGCGCGTCGCCCGGCTGCTCGACAGCTACCTCTCCGAGGTCTCCCGCGACCGCAACCTCTCCCTCACCAAGTTCCAGGTCCTCGCCGAGTCCCTCCCGGAGTCGGCCCGCACCTGCGACGACGGCCTGTACCGCGCCGTCGACTCCTACCTCAAG GCGCACCCGACGCTGACGGAGCACGAGCGGAAGCGGCTGTGCCGGGTGATGGACTGCCAGAAGCTGTCGTTCGACGCGTGCATGCACGCGGCGCAGAACGAGAGGCTGCCGCTGCGGGTGGTGGTGCAGGTGCTCTTCTCCGAGCAGGTCAAGATCAGCAACGCGCTGGCGAGCTCCTCGGCGCTCATCaaggccggcgcggcgccggacgccgcgctgccgccgccgcagatgccgacgacgcggcggcagctgcTGGACGGCACGCCGCAGTCGTTCCAGGAAGGGTGGGCGGCGGCCAAGAAGGACATCAACACGCTCAAGTTCGAGCTGGAGAGCATGAAGGCCAAGTACCTCGAGCTCCAGCACGAGATGGACACGCTCCAGAAGCAGTTGGACCgcggcgcgccgtcgccggccgcggggcccggcggcgcgggcgccaaGGTCGTCGGCGGCAAGCCGCAGGGCTCGTCGGCGTGGAGCAGCGGGTGGAAGAGGCTGGGCAGGCTGGCCAAGATGtccggcgccgacgcggcggcgccaggAGGTGGCATggcgcccggcggcggcgaggcggcgaggaagggCCCGAGAAGGTGGAGGAACTCCATCTCGTGA
- the LOC102706917 gene encoding coleoptile phototropism protein 1 isoform X1: MYMLDCSQALNSACHHDELGSCVPGSTYVWQVDRGGRRRSMWESESHGGERGLVPVGGGGGSGRHEALKNDGFVRRDHSWYVNSDIPSDLLTKVGEVNFYLHKYPMISRSGRMSRAIYESATAEEAAAADGGAAAVVVELDDLPGGAESFELAARFCYGMAVDLTAANISGLRCAAEYLEMTEDLEEGNLIFKTEAFLSYVVLSSWRDSIVVLKSCEGLSPWAENLQIVRRCSESIAWKACANPRGVRWAYTGGGGARGAPPIRGGGVGGTASPRWNVGGGGGSGDSKESSPSRQAVPPADWWFEDVSVLRIDHFVRVVTAIKVKGMRFDLIGAAITHYASKWLPGLTKDGPHGASPDEPWAQASAAGGGGGGLHMIISGAGGKDDLATSASAREQRMVVESIISITPPQRDSVSCGFLLRLLRLAIMVKAAPALVTEVEKRVGMQLEQAALADLLIPSYGRADTAYDVDLVQRLVEHFLVQEQTEMASSPGRGEPLHQQPDYYSARLLPPAAATASASASASTAGLNAKARVARLLDSYLSEVSRDRNLSLTKFQVLAESLPESARTCDDGLYRAVDSYLKAHPTLTEHERKRLCRVMDCQKLSFDACMHAAQNERLPLRVVVQVLFSEQVKISNALASSSALIKAGAAPDAALPPPQMPTTRRQLLDGTPQSFQEGWAAAKKDINTLKFELESMKAKYLELQHEMDTLQKQLDRGAPSPAAGPGGAGAKVVGGKPQGSSAWSSGWKRLGRLAKMSGADAAAPGGGMAPGGGEAARKGPRRWRNSIS; the protein is encoded by the exons ATGTACATGCTTGACTGCAGTCAAGCTCTGAATTCTGCATGCCATCATGACGAGCTA GGGAGTTGTGTTCCCGGATCGACGTACGTGTGGCAAGTGGATCGAGGAGGTCGACGGCGAAGCATGTGGGAGTCGGAGAGCCACGGCGGTGAGCGGGGGCTCGtccccgtcggcggcggcggcggctccggccgGCACGAGGCGCTCAAGAACGACGGCTTCGTCCGCAGAGACCACTCTTG GTATGTAAACAGTGATATTCCCAGCGATTTGCTCACCAAAGTGGGAGAAGTGAACTTCTATCTTCACAAG tatccAATGATCTCACGGAGCGGGCGGATGAGCCGCGCCATCtacgagtcggcgacggcggaggaggcggcggcggcggacggcggcgcggcggcggtggtggtggagctgGACGACCTGCCGGGCGGGGCGGAGTCGTTCGAGCTGGCGGCGCGGTTCTGCTACGGGATGGCGGTGGACCTGACGGCGGCGAACATCTCCGGGCTGCGGTGCGCCGCCGAGTACCTGGAGATGACGGAGGACCTGGAGGAAGGGAACCTCATCTTCAAGACGGAGGCGTTCCTCAGCTACGTGGTGCTGTCGTCGTGGCGGGACTCCATCGTCGTGCTCAAGAGCTGCGAGGGCCTCTCGCCGTGGGCCGAGAACCTGCAGATCGTGCGCCGGTGCAGCGAGTCCATCGCCTGGAAGGCGTGCGCCAACCCGCGCGGCGTGCGCTGGGCGtacaccggcggcggcggagcgaggGGCGCCCCGCCGATCAGGGGTGGAGGGGTCGGTGGCACGGCGAGCCCGCGGTggaacgtcggcggcggcggcggcagcggggacTCGAAGGAGTCGAGCCCGAGCCGGCAGGCCGTGCCGCCGGCGGACTGGTGGTTCGAGGACGTGTCCGTGCTCAGGATCGACCATTTCGTGCGCGTCGTCACCGCCATCAAGGTCAAAG GCATGAGGTTCGACCTCATCGGCGCGGCGATCACGCACTACGCGTCGAAATGGCTCCCGGGGCTCACCAAGGACGGGCCGCACGGCGCCAGCCCCGACGAGCCGTGGGCGcaggcctccgccgccggcggcggcggcggcggcctccacaTGATCATCTCGGGCGCGGGCGGCAAGGACGACCTGGCCACCAGCGCGTCGGCGCGGGAGCAGCGGATGGTGGTGGAGAGCATCATCAGCATCACCCCGCCGCAGCGGGACAGCGTCTCCTGCGGCTTCCTCCTCCGGCTGCTCCGCCTCGCCATCATGGTCAAGGCCGCCCCCGCGCTGGTCACGGAGGTCGAGAAGCGCGTCGGCATGCAGCTCGAGCAGGCGGCGCTCGCCGACCTCCTCATCCCGTCCTACGGCCGCGCCGACACCGCCTACGACGTCGACCTCGTGCAGCGCCTCGTCGAGCACTTCCTGGTGCAGGAGCAGACGGAGATGGCGTCCAGCCCCGGCCGCGGGGAGCCGCTGCATCAGCAGCCGGACTACTACAGCGCGAGGCTCctgccaccggccgccgccacggcgtcggcgtcggcttcggcgtcgacggcggggCTGAACGCTAAGGCGCGCGTCGCCCGGCTGCTCGACAGCTACCTCTCCGAGGTCTCCCGCGACCGCAACCTCTCCCTCACCAAGTTCCAGGTCCTCGCCGAGTCCCTCCCGGAGTCGGCCCGCACCTGCGACGACGGCCTGTACCGCGCCGTCGACTCCTACCTCAAG GCGCACCCGACGCTGACGGAGCACGAGCGGAAGCGGCTGTGCCGGGTGATGGACTGCCAGAAGCTGTCGTTCGACGCGTGCATGCACGCGGCGCAGAACGAGAGGCTGCCGCTGCGGGTGGTGGTGCAGGTGCTCTTCTCCGAGCAGGTCAAGATCAGCAACGCGCTGGCGAGCTCCTCGGCGCTCATCaaggccggcgcggcgccggacgccgcgctgccgccgccgcagatgccgacgacgcggcggcagctgcTGGACGGCACGCCGCAGTCGTTCCAGGAAGGGTGGGCGGCGGCCAAGAAGGACATCAACACGCTCAAGTTCGAGCTGGAGAGCATGAAGGCCAAGTACCTCGAGCTCCAGCACGAGATGGACACGCTCCAGAAGCAGTTGGACCgcggcgcgccgtcgccggccgcggggcccggcggcgcgggcgccaaGGTCGTCGGCGGCAAGCCGCAGGGCTCGTCGGCGTGGAGCAGCGGGTGGAAGAGGCTGGGCAGGCTGGCCAAGATGtccggcgccgacgcggcggcgccaggAGGTGGCATggcgcccggcggcggcgaggcggcgaggaagggCCCGAGAAGGTGGAGGAACTCCATCTCGTGA
- the LOC121053642 gene encoding oryzalexin E synthase-like — translation MEKSEMWLLCAALAVSVIFYLTTVVSRRRDGGRRLPPGPTPLPIVGNLLSLGGIFHQTLAGLARVHGPVMTLKLGLTTAVVVSSRDAARVAYEKHDQRHAARAVPDAFRGNGYTERSVLFSPSSDPQWKHLRGINATHIFSPKSLAAVHAIRERKVREIVAYFRAHAGEEMVFGDVLHNGILNLMSSCFFSVDMADVGSESALGLQHLIEGIVELVSKPNVSDFFPFLRQLDLQGLRRQTGRSLDRAFSILDGIIERRLDDSRDNPAGKQGDFLDALIELFDAGKLQRYHLTYLLFDVFAAGADTMSLTLTWVMAELLHNPSVMAKARAELMDVLGSKEAVEEPDTARLPYLLAVVKEAMRLHPVGPLLLPHCAVEEGMEIDGYAVPRGSSVIFNVWAIMRDPAVWERPDEFVPERFLERSPLLDFRRKEYDFLPFGSGRRRCPGIPLAERVVPFVLASLLREFEWRLPDGMSPEEMDMTERFSSANMLATPLRTVPIIVR, via the coding sequence ATGGAGAAGAGCGAGATGTGGTTGCTatgcgcggcgctggccgTCTCGGTGATCTTCTACCTCACCACCGTCGTGAGTCgacgccgcgacggcggcaggCGCTTGCCGCCTGGCCCGACGCCGCTCCCGATCGTCGGCAACCTGCTCAGCCTCGGTGGCATCTTCCACCAGACGCTCGCCGGCCTGGCGCGCGTCCATGGCCCCGTCATGACGCTGAAGCTGGGCCTCACCACCGCCGTGGTCGTGTCCTCGAGGGACGCCGCGAGGGTCGCCTACGAGAAGCACGACCagcgccacgccgcgcgcgcggtccCGGACGCCTTCCGGGGGAACGGCTACACCGAGCGGTCGGTCCTGTTCTCGCCGAGCTCCGACCCGCAGTGGAAGCACCTGCGGGGCATCAACGCCACGCACATCTTCTCCCCCAAGAGCCTCGCGGCGGTGCACGCCATCCGCGAGCGCAAGGTGAGGGAGATCGTGGCCTACttccgcgcgcacgcgggGGAGGAGATGGTCTTCGGCGACGTGCTGCACAACGGCATTCTCAACCTCATGTCGAGCTGCTTCTTCTCCGTGGACATGGCCGACGTGGGCTCCGAGTCGGCGCTGGGGCTACAGCATCTGATTGAGGGCATCGTCGAGTTGGTCTCCAAGCCCAACGTCTCGGACTTCTTCCCCTTCCTTCGGCAGCTTGACTTGCAGGGCTTGCGCCGCCAAACGGGGAGGTCTCTCGACAGGGCCTTCAGCATCTTGGACGGCATCATCGAACGCCGGTTGGACGACAGCCGTGACAACCCGGCCGGCAAGCAGGGAGACTTCCTCGATGCACTCATCGAGCTCTTCGACGCCGGCAAGCTTCAACGGTACCATCTCACTTACCTGCTCTTCGACGTCTTCGCCGCCGGGGCCGACACGATGTCGCTCACCTTGACCTGGGTGATGGCCGAGCTGCTCCACAACCCGAGCGTGATGGCCAAGGCGCGCGCGGAGCTGATGGACGTGCTCGGAAGCAAGGAAGCCGTGGAGGAGCCCGACACGGCCAGGCTGCCGTACCTCCTGGCCGTGGTGAAGGAGGCGATGCGGTTGCACCCCGTGGgcccgctgctgctgccgcacTGCGCCGTGGAGGAAGGTATGGAGATCGACGGCTACGCCGTGCCCAGGGGCTCGTCGGTGATCTTCAACGTGTGGGCGATCATGCGCGACCCGGCGGTCTGGGAGAGGCCCGACGAGTTCGTGCCCGAGCGCTTCCTGGAGAGGTCTCCGCTGCTGGACTTCCGCAGGAAGGAGTACGACTTCCTCCCGTTCGGCTCCGGCAGGAGGCGGTGCCCGGGGATACCGTTGGCGGAGCGCGTTGTCCCGTTCGTGCTGGCATCCCTTCTGCGCGAGTTCGAGTGGCGGCTCCCCGACGGCATGTCGCCGGAGGAGATGGACATGACCGAGAGATTTTCCTCCGCCAACATGCTCGCCACACCTTTGAGGACCGTGCCAATCATCGTACGCTAG